A region from the Arachis ipaensis cultivar K30076 chromosome B01, Araip1.1, whole genome shotgun sequence genome encodes:
- the LOC107615895 gene encoding uncharacterized protein LOC107615895: MMSKSNSVRKHVLEKSKSVKETRYNNNHNNNNSSKNNNNHKALLLSQSFFPKFLKKVYPIGLQKSNSSLSLSSISLSLSQNSNDSLLSQADDSVTNTTPLDEKISLALRLISPQTTSHEVLRDEVNINNSLPKIVHHQQQPSSLTILLNNDDDEPGELRRCNWITKNSDKVYIEFHDECWGVPAYDDKEVFAGFDPNIVAKMEEKEIMDIISNKALSLADSRIMCIVDNAKCIMKIVREFGSFSSYIWGYVNHKPIINRYRYPRNVPLRSPKAEALSKDLVKRGFRFVGPVIVHSFMQAAGLTIDHLLHCYRHSDCVRLAERPWRHI; this comes from the exons atgatGTCTAAATCAAATAGTGTAAGAAAACATGTTCTTGAGAAGAGCAAGAGTGTGAAAG AAACACgttataataataatcataataataataatagtagtaaaaataataataatcataaagCATTATTATTGAGCCAAAGTTTCTTcccaaaattcttaaagaaagtTTACCCAATTGGTCTTCAAAAAAGCAATTCATCTTTGTCTTTGTCTTCAATATCATTGTCTTTGTCTCAAAACTCAAATGATTCATTATTGTCTCAAGCTGATGATTCAGTCACTAATACTACTCCACTTGATGAGAAGATTTCATTGGCATTGCGTTTGATTTCACCACAAACTACTAGTCATGAAGTTCTTAGAGATGAGGTTAATATTAATAACTCACTGCCTAAAATTgttcatcatcaacaacaaccaagTTCACTAACAATATTACtcaacaatgatgatgatgagcctGGTGAATTGAGAAGATGCAATTGGATCACAAAGAATAGTG ATAAGGTGTATATAGAATTTCATGATGAATGCTGGGGAGTTCCAGCTTATGATGACAA AGAAGTTTTTGCTGGGTTTGATCCAAATATTGTTGCAAAAATGGAGGAAAAGGAAATCATGGACATAATATCAAACAAGGCACTTTCTTTAGCAGATAGTAGAATCATGTGCATAGTAGACAATGCTAAATGCATAATGAAG ATTGTGAGAGAATTTGGATCATTCAGTAGCTACATATGGGGCTATGTGAACCACAAACCAATAATAAACAGATACAGGTACCCAAGAAATGTGCCATTGAGAAGCCCAAAAGCTGAGGCCCTTAGTAAGGACTTGGTCAAACGTGGGTTTAGGTTTGTGGGCCCAGTTATTGTTCACTCTTTCATGCAAGCTGCAGGGTTGACCATTGACCATCTTCTTCATTGTTATAGGCATAGTGATTGTGTGAGATTAGCTGAAAGACCTTGGAGGCATATCTAA